The Bacteroidota bacterium genome includes a region encoding these proteins:
- a CDS encoding arylsulfatase, producing MILADDQGWGDLSSSGNTNLATPNIDALATNGVKFENFYVSPVCSPTRAEMLTGRYHPRGGVFGTSAGGELLDLDEETIAEVLSAAGYATGAFGKWHNGMQPPYHPNARGFDEFYGFASGHWGDYFSPNLLEHNGTLVKGNGFMIDDFTDWALDFIETNAGNPFFAYLPYNTPHSPMQVPDRWWEKFDDDSSLKLRHREPERENTQHTRAALAMVENIDWNVGRIQEKVRALNLERNTIIIYFTDNGPNGSRWNGGMKGRKGSTDEGGVKSPFYMQWVDTIEAGSSVEEIAGAIDLLPTLAEMAGIQHGAKQPLDGVSLKPLLDGADAWEDRYIFSHWRGNTSVRDQNYRLGADNQLFDMAADFGQTTDVSDNVPVVATAMREAKEAWEAEVLAEFNREPRPFPVGHPDFTFTQLPIRDAEGTGRIERSNRYPNDSFFRNWVDVNDQISWNVDVLTAGEYEAVLYYACPEDDLGATIALAFGGAEIQAQVTVANDPPLLGAENDRDPRQESYVKDFKPMTLGTITLEAGAGSLTLRALEMPGSQVMEVRLLMLNRVNAE from the coding sequence ATGATACTCGCCGACGACCAGGGGTGGGGCGATTTGAGCAGCTCTGGCAATACAAATCTTGCAACGCCGAACATTGATGCATTGGCGACAAACGGCGTAAAGTTTGAAAACTTCTACGTGAGTCCGGTTTGTTCGCCAACGCGTGCGGAGATGCTGACAGGCCGGTATCACCCAAGAGGCGGCGTTTTTGGAACTTCAGCCGGTGGCGAACTGCTCGACCTCGACGAAGAGACCATCGCAGAGGTGCTCAGCGCTGCCGGCTATGCAACCGGCGCGTTTGGCAAGTGGCACAATGGCATGCAGCCGCCTTACCATCCAAATGCCCGTGGGTTTGATGAGTTTTACGGGTTTGCCTCGGGTCACTGGGGTGACTACTTCAGTCCGAACCTGCTCGAGCACAACGGCACGCTCGTAAAAGGCAATGGCTTCATGATCGATGACTTCACGGATTGGGCCCTTGACTTCATAGAGACAAACGCCGGCAACCCCTTTTTTGCCTATTTGCCTTACAACACCCCACACAGTCCGATGCAAGTGCCGGATCGATGGTGGGAGAAGTTTGATGACGACAGCAGCCTCAAGCTGCGGCATCGTGAACCCGAGCGGGAGAATACCCAGCACACCCGAGCTGCTTTGGCGATGGTGGAAAACATCGACTGGAATGTGGGCCGCATTCAAGAGAAAGTGCGCGCGTTGAATCTGGAGCGCAATACCATCATTATTTATTTCACCGACAACGGACCCAATGGGAGTCGATGGAATGGTGGCATGAAAGGGCGGAAGGGGTCAACGGACGAGGGCGGTGTGAAGTCTCCGTTCTACATGCAATGGGTGGATACCATCGAGGCTGGTTCTTCAGTTGAGGAAATTGCCGGCGCCATCGACCTGCTGCCGACGCTTGCCGAAATGGCGGGCATCCAGCACGGTGCAAAGCAACCGCTGGATGGCGTTAGCCTGAAGCCTTTACTTGATGGTGCTGATGCCTGGGAAGACCGCTATATCTTCAGTCACTGGCGCGGTAACACCAGTGTGCGCGACCAAAACTATCGGCTCGGCGCTGATAACCAACTGTTTGATATGGCCGCAGATTTTGGGCAAACCACAGATGTGTCAGACAACGTCCCCGTCGTAGCAACCGCGATGCGTGAAGCCAAAGAAGCCTGGGAAGCAGAAGTGCTCGCTGAGTTCAATCGAGAACCCCGGCCGTTTCCTGTGGGGCATCCCGATTTTACCTTTACCCAGTTGCCTATCCGAGATGCTGAAGGTACAGGCCGTATCGAGCGCTCTAACCGGTATCCCAATGATTCTTTCTTTCGGAATTGGGTAGATGTTAACGATCAGATCAGCTGGAATGTAGACGTCTTAACAGCTGGAGAGTATGAAGCGGTATTGTATTATGCCTGTCCGGAAGACGACCTGGGTGCCACAATTGCGCTGGCCTTTGGGGGCGCTGAAATTCAGGCGCAGGTGACCGTAGCAAACGATCCGCCCTTACTGGGTGCTGAAAACGATCGCGATCCACGCCAGGAGTCTTATGTGAAAGACTTCAAGCCCATGACGCTTGGCACAATCACCCTGGAAGCAGGCGCGGGGTCGCTCACCTTGCGTGCATTAGAGATGCCTGGTAGCCAGGTGATGGAAGTGCGACTCTTAATGCTAAACCGCGTAAATGCTGAATGA
- a CDS encoding GNAT family N-acetyltransferase, with translation MEIIRTTSEHLNQLVPLFDGYRVFYKQPSDMEKARAFLAERFSNDESVIFAAADDAGKLVGFTQLYPLFSSVSARRVWLLNDLYVAPEARRQGVARSLMNAARAFGEETGAKGVALETGINNTQAQALYEDLGYEKQGGTWWYFLGVD, from the coding sequence ATGGAAATAATAAGGACGACGTCGGAGCACCTTAATCAACTTGTACCCCTTTTTGATGGGTACCGGGTATTCTACAAGCAACCCTCGGACATGGAAAAAGCGCGTGCTTTTCTGGCGGAGCGGTTTTCAAATGATGAGTCCGTCATCTTTGCTGCTGCCGATGACGCCGGCAAGCTTGTTGGGTTTACGCAGTTGTACCCGTTGTTCTCTTCGGTGTCGGCCCGGCGGGTCTGGTTGCTGAATGATTTGTACGTTGCCCCGGAAGCGCGCCGGCAAGGCGTGGCGCGGTCGCTCATGAATGCCGCTCGCGCATTTGGGGAAGAGACCGGCGCCAAAGGAGTTGCCCTCGAGACAGGCATCAACAATACACAGGCACAAGCGCTTTACGAAGATCTGGGCTACGAAAAGCAGGGCGGCACCTGGTGGTATTTTCTGGGGGTTGACTAG